The window TTGTACTAATAATTAGTGTCCGTGCTGAACCAGATAATCCTGTTACAAGCTGAGTTTGGTGTTCTCCAATTGATTCCAGCAAGTTCTGGATATCTGGCGTTTCAGCTAATAATCCTTTTATATCTACCATTTCTATACTCCCTTATCTGATTAAAATTCGTTTTATGTTCCTATTTTTTGGCTTAGACTAGAAAAAAGCTCAGATTCCTCTGCGCTTCTTTAATCTAAACTGTTTAATCTATTAACTTTTGCGATTAAATTCATTCATTGTTTCTATAAAAGAATGACCTTCAATCCAATAATTTAATGCTGCAGCGGTATCTTTCACTGCAAATAAAATATCTTCATTTTGTTCTTTTGGAAAATTACCTAATACGTGATTGATGACAGTTTGTCCTGGAAATGGTCGATCAATTCCAATGCGAATTCGATTGAAATCAGATGTCCCTAAGTGTTGAATCAAACTTTTAATTCCATTATGTCCTCCAGCACTGCCTTTTTGGCGTAATCGAATCTTTCCAACTGGCAAATCTAAATCATCATAAACAACAACTAAATCTTCCAGCTCGATATTATAATAATCCATTAATGGTCGAACCGCTTGACCTGAGTCATTCATAAATGTTTGGGGTTTCACTATCAGAACTTTTTCCGTTCCAATAAATTCTTCTGCATAAACAGCATTGAATTTACTTTTATTAAATTGGAATTTGTGTTGAAAAGCAAATTCATCCATCGTAATAAATCCAACATTATGCTTTGTTCCTGTATATTTTGCACCTGGATTTCCCAAGCCAACAATCATTTTCATTTTTCTTTTCCTCATTTACATTAGTTATTTTTGTTAAACGTAAAAATCCAAAAACCACAGTTTATCTGCCTTGTTTTTGGTTCGTCATTTTTATTCTAAAATTAAAATAGCGCATAAAAAAATGCTGTGGGCATAGGTTACTCCCCCAGTTCTATTTTTAATAGTATACCATAGTTTACTCAAAATTAGTAAGCCGGACCTTTATTTTTTCTCCTGAATTAGGTACTAAATAAAATTAATGAAATCTTCATCTGTTTAACGTTTGTTTTTAGCGCCATTTTTAGAATGGCTATTTCAAATAATTATTCCTTTATTTCAAGGCTTTTTAACAAACATTTTCACTGATAAATGCTATACTAATAAGGGCTTAAAGAAAATAATCAAGGAGGATGTTTTTTATGAAAAAAACAGAAATTAAAGACCATCAGAAAGTCATCATTGTTGGTGATGGAGCCGTTGGTTCTAGCTATGCGTTTGCTCTTGTTACACAAAATATTGCCCAAGAAATTGGGATTATCGATATTGACAAAGACAAAACTGAAGGGGATGCCATTGATTTATCTCATGCCCTAGCCTTTACTTCTCCTAAAAAAATCTATGGCGCTTCATATTCAGATTGTCATGATGCTGATATCGTTGTTATCACTGCAGGTGCTGCACAAAAACCAGGTGAAACACGTTTAGACTTAGTGAACAAAAACTTAAAAATCTTCAAAAGTATTATTGGGGACATTATGGCTAGCGGATTCGATGGAATCTTGTTAGTTGCTAGTAACCCAGTTGATATCTTAACCTATGCTTCTTGGAAATTC is drawn from Carnobacterium gallinarum DSM 4847 and contains these coding sequences:
- the pth gene encoding aminoacyl-tRNA hydrolase, which encodes MKMIVGLGNPGAKYTGTKHNVGFITMDEFAFQHKFQFNKSKFNAVYAEEFIGTEKVLIVKPQTFMNDSGQAVRPLMDYYNIELEDLVVVYDDLDLPVGKIRLRQKGSAGGHNGIKSLIQHLGTSDFNRIRIGIDRPFPGQTVINHVLGNFPKEQNEDILFAVKDTAAALNYWIEGHSFIETMNEFNRKS